GCGGGCCCCGTCCTCATCTGCATGATCCTGGGGATGATGATCCTGCCGCTGCCGCCGCTGCTGCTGGATCTGCTGTTCACGTTCAACATCGCGCTGTCGGTGATGGTGCTGCTCGTCAGCATGTACACGATGAAGCCGCTCGACTTCGCGGCGTTCCCGAGCGTGCTGCTGTTCTCGACGCTGCTGCGCCTGTCGCTGAACGTCGCGTCGACGCGCGTCGTGCTGCTCGAAGGCCACACGGGCCCGGACGCGGCCGGCCAGGTGATCGAGGCGTTCGGCCACTTCCTGGTCGGCGGCAACTTCGCGGTCGGCATCGTCGTGTTCGTGATCCTGATGATCATCAACTTCATGGTGATCACGAAGGGCGCGGGGCGGATCGCCGAAGTGTCCGCGCGCTTCACGCTCGACGCGATGCCCGGCAAGCAGATGGCGATCGACGCCGACCTGAACGCGGGCCTCGTCAACGAGGAACAGGCGAGAAAGCGCCGCCTGGCCGTGTCGCAGGAAGCCGAGTTCTACGGCTCGATGGACGGCGCGTCGAAGTTCGTGCGCGGCGACGCGATCGCCGGCCTGATCATCATGGCGATCAACGTGATCGGCGGGCTGATCGTCGGGATGGTCCAGCACGACATGAGCTTCGCGGCGGCCGGCACGAACTACACGCTGCTGACGATCGGCGACGGCCTCGTCGCGCAGATCCCGTCGCTCGTGATCTCGACCGCGGCCGGCGTGATCGTGTCGCGCGTCGCGACCGACGAGGACATCGGCACGCAGATCACCGGCCAGCTGTTCGCGAATCCGCGCGTGCTGACGATCACCGGCGCGATCATCGTGCTGATGGGGCTGATCCCCGGGATGCCGCACTTCGCGTTCCTCGCGCTCGGCAGCGGCCTGATCTGGCTGGCCCGTACGCAGACGAAGCGCGCGGCGGCCCGCAAGGCGGCCGGCGACGTGACCGACATCGCGCCGCCCGCCGTGCTGCCGTCCGACAGCCACGAGGCGACCTGGGACGATGTGCAGCTGATCGACCCGCTCGGCCTCGAGGTCGGCTACCGGCTGATCCCGCTCGTCGACAAGAACAGCGACGGCGAGCTGCTCAAGCGCATCAAGAGCATCCGCAAGAAATTCGCGCAGGAAATCGGCTTCCTGCCGCCGGTAATCCATATCCGCGACAACCTCGAACTGCGGCCGAACGCGTACCGGATCGCGCTGAAGGGCGTCGAGATCGGCGTCGGCGAAGTGTTCCCGGGCCAGTGGCTCGCGATCAA
The nucleotide sequence above comes from Burkholderia pyrrocinia. Encoded proteins:
- the flhA gene encoding flagellar biosynthesis protein FlhA, which gives rise to MSTPTGLFAKRPNPFAGTNLRALAGPVLICMILGMMILPLPPLLLDLLFTFNIALSVMVLLVSMYTMKPLDFAAFPSVLLFSTLLRLSLNVASTRVVLLEGHTGPDAAGQVIEAFGHFLVGGNFAVGIVVFVILMIINFMVITKGAGRIAEVSARFTLDAMPGKQMAIDADLNAGLVNEEQARKRRLAVSQEAEFYGSMDGASKFVRGDAIAGLIIMAINVIGGLIVGMVQHDMSFAAAGTNYTLLTIGDGLVAQIPSLVISTAAGVIVSRVATDEDIGTQITGQLFANPRVLTITGAIIVLMGLIPGMPHFAFLALGSGLIWLARTQTKRAAARKAAGDVTDIAPPAVLPSDSHEATWDDVQLIDPLGLEVGYRLIPLVDKNSDGELLKRIKSIRKKFAQEIGFLPPVIHIRDNLELRPNAYRIALKGVEIGVGEVFPGQWLAINPGQVTAALPGAVTQDPAFGLPAVWIDVAMREQAQVYGYTVVDASTVVATHLNHLVVQHAAELLGRQEVQALVERTGKDAPSLVEDLVPKTISLTTLQKVLQNLLEEGVPIRDMRTILEAVSEHAGRGDAFEITAAVRLSLGRAITQQWYPGAGEMQVMGLDSNLERVLSQALATGANPGLEPGLAHNLLTGTQQAMLRQQNLGLPPVLLVQHALRAMLARFLRRSLPQLKVLSYAEVPDTRTIKVVNVIGGSA